In the Podospora pseudocomata strain CBS 415.72m chromosome 5, whole genome shotgun sequence genome, one interval contains:
- a CDS encoding hypothetical protein (EggNog:ENOG503P6XZ) has translation MSTPEAGNTLSIPAYTPDADSALQEITWSQSLRTKKANYYIVKAKNITQNQADVLLYIQDTFYKDESSPTHLSKLPDAKKEGDNFILPINDRFQYGQKNAQGENRWLVLHDKDNKLYQHRFIVATVQGHAAEWAKTLANSFGAGELASQVTSIGKSFVGHYLHTF, from the exons aTGTCCACCCCCGAAGCAggcaacaccctctccatcccgGCCTACACCCCCGACGCGGACTCTGCCCTCCAAGAAATCACCTGGTCCCAATCCCTCCGCACCAAGAAAGCCAACTACTACATCGTCAAAGCCAAAAACATCACCCAAAACCAAGCCGACGTCCTCCTCTACATCCAAGACACCTTCTACAAGGACGAGTCCAGCCCCACTCACCTGAGCAAGCTCCCCGATGCCAAAAAAGAAGGCG ACAatttcatcctccccatcaacgaCAGATTCCAATACGGCCAAAAGAACGCCCAAGGCGAGAACCGCTGGCTCGTCCTCCacgacaaggacaacaagCTCTACCAGCACCGCTTCATCGTCGCAACCGTGCAGGGCCATGCCGCCGAGTGGGCCAAGACGCTGGCCAACTCGTTCGGCGCCGGCGAGCTCGCCTCTCAGGTTACCAGCATCGGCAAGAGCTTTGTCGGTCACTACCTGCACACCTTTTAA
- a CDS encoding hypothetical protein (COG:S; EggNog:ENOG503P7DP), whose protein sequence is MTTKTTKMSSHKPIWLANTLALLLVSGRIDGVRAQEPTCYDTWGNKDTNQVPCYGSGSTPDTKTTTHCCNKNDYCLSNGLCMSPQANNLMTQQGCTDKDWNDSSCNRLCQPEKRNNLLPSIPLIPCPSTLNSSSGLQFCCGNTPSEAATCCSSSSSSSPFPIRPGALLLPSSSSPSDTTSTSSETLKIGLGIGLGIGIPIFALLLVLTYLLAHPRSPRSSQPPSQSKHRYDPSTLTTGWHLRAPSRTTIRGGYRSHEKRDSFGRVDTNVGPPSEDGDFPNHNPASASAAAWPPTGTNVAAAIAAWANINANHHLNNDEVPPSPKEMDARSRAGSRLRYYFRGETPTPGRYELPASEGGGDQKGRKIGVGIGVREMGEQELPGYEQDEQGVGTMGTVGADSMTIGNVGAVPVTPMGAGTMNRTMPRAEQVSPLTAVEGGQGMFAAGGGGVLDKVVSGEVMGQGHER, encoded by the exons AtgacaacaaaaacaaccaaaatGTCATCGCATAAACCGATATGGCTGGCCAATACGCTAGCCCTGCTGCTGGTCAGCGGCCGCATTGATGGAGTGCGAGCGCAGGAACCAACATGCTACGACACGTGGGGGAACAAAGACACGAACCAAGTGCCGTGTTATGGGTCAGGATCAACACCAGATACGAAAACGACAACCCACTGCTGCAACAAGAACGACTACTGCTTATCCAACGGACTATGTATGAGCCCACaagccaacaacctcatGACACAGCAAGGCTGCACAGATAAAGACTGGAACGACTCATCATGCAACCGGCTCTGCCAACCAGAAAAAC gaaacaacctcctcccatcaaTACCCCTAATCCCCTGCCCCTCaaccctcaactcctcctccggcctccAGTTCTGCTGCGgcaacaccccctccgaAGCAGCCACATGctgttcatcatcatcatccagctcccccttccccatccgccccggcgccctcctcctcccctcatcatcctccccctccgacaccacctccacctcgtcaGAAACCCTCAAAATAGGCCTCGGCATCGGCCTCGGAATCGGCATCCCCAtcttcgccctcctcctcgtcctaacctacctcctcgcccaccccCGTTCACCCCgctcctcccaacccccctcccaatccaaACACCGCTATGACCCCTCAACCCTAACCACAGGCTGGCACCTCCGCGCCCCCTcccgcaccaccatccgcGGGGGGTACCGCTCCCACGAAAAAAGGGACTCCTTCGGCCGAGTCGACACCAACGTTGGCCCCCCTTCTGAAGACGGTGACTTCCCTAACCACAACCCTGCCTCTGCCTCCGCTGCTGCATGGCCACCGACGGGGACAAATGTCGCTGCTGCAATTGCTGCTTGGGCTAATATTAATGCTAACCACCATCTCAATAATGACGAAGTCCCGCCCAGTCCAAAGGAGATGGACGCGAGGAGTAGGgcggggtcgaggttgaggtaTTACTTTCGGGGGGAGACGCCCACTCCGGGGAGGTATGAACTCCCTGCTtcggaggggggtggtgatcaAAAAGGGAGGAAGAtcggggttgggattggggtgagggagatgggggagcaGGAACTGCCGGGGTATGAGCAGGATGAACAAGGGGTTGGAACGATGGGGACGGTGGGGGCGGATAGTATGACTATTGGGAATGTCGGGGCTGTGCCTGTTACGCCTATGGGGGCGGGAACTATGAATAGGACTATGCCTAGGGCAGAGCAAGTGTCGCCACTGACGGCGGTGGAAGGAGGGCAGGGAAtgtttgctgctggtggggggggggtgttggataAGGTTGTTAGTGGGGAGGTTATGGGGCAGGGGCATGAGAGGTGA
- a CDS encoding hypothetical protein (EggNog:ENOG503PA24), protein MSGNPSDSKGQVSSGSEPQFTRQKRMKFENGQLVEYWIDVPVEKPKPVEKPKGPMELFKEFKFDEDISLGSIFPSLNGTDFDALTMKNTSMIWLGRDASALKKAGLWFETDVEFRGLLQPIHDVLRDVFAQEQPGLHLSAHLGIQQDYSDDLIATGFTFKGSINGINRGFGEFLTFRNAGVELNVVPSKGVDLETMWGFFGTLHLAIPNSVVPLVLEYKLQPKADSLDIAMNFGGSEKWESVFGVSGLDLDKVTFGTSIIKSDVGRTLEFSILSTWNLGGVVVELSGHVKKSGSLLRGYIKTLTMDDIRRLFNTMTGSNLDPVEQDVRFSELTVEISQGRLVLYGEVWVDSYKVAAAEVLISVDGVMISGAVDDLHIGEDVCIKQAGLELIIGNVNPPKPPSQDHAEKGKEATGGTQLPPSSMKGVPGQSPAQKKGTPVAAVIRGDVEVHTGDANLNFKVAAAITKSADGPLNYFVYGRLDCENVSIGKMLGGAMGDDHPMDLQLDCVTLVAASKDISNDYGLNTARFPIKEGIFLCAELKSVPFVGDLCKGTSPEDRYILRAGYSKKGGLSVGIILPESIRIELSPTVVSGPLTLIIETQPELRVLFQATLWVTPEGEEKPLQLDLGVAANNLQAAAYAQMSGWWKNPLGLSPRLKIGPRLTLEVEIVYEQFLATGTPSGMGFEGGFVVDEVDAYALAINLGTNPKETLVKLQATRFESSQVINLVNAAADLDIDKPDREIIRFQDVNVYASPLGCIIGTQVYPPGFVVQGKAFILDKKVEIDCRIGSEGLKLKGEIEGFTLGPLVIRGGKRADGTQGENAFIDFEITKERQCFELSGSVALWDLEAGVFVKAQIMPDPELEFNFELAWSDLIKFQVDGKLIKPEPADRELEKGGASANTGALANLEDADFQLHALMEQRILTEISEAMQKWFASAQASVDQGIEEAKRKVDEAKLEFERKCEEAKQEVKRTQAKFDAAMEAAQADLRAEEEKCRREQVENEQYILEEEKRADEHIRQAVAVLEGKKRDFQDDMDGKKRDLAQKRRDGEEAINGKIRDLQGSREKLQRDFGNAIQALESARARVNEEEWRVDRARRDYDDAVDDLDDAAWYEKPFKAFRVGVLGAELAVMKMALGAANLILDGARFIVEGVAYNIALGAVNLAEGALRAARVMWDGIIAAAQVAVDGVVAIHAAGIEIAKGAVVMAEKTALGIKQAAAATKGVLLAVQEKILEAARAVVKGVAEGIHFIAFQTALAALDFAQKNTTWVDIAKAGLDAAKAVAAAVLAAGKWLAQRLADTLNIELVELTGSLKTITKGGPFTIRVKGFILGEAFDFRATWSPRDVLGFVVGLCKELWDRFMENVLELFEASK, encoded by the exons ATGTCTGGCAATCCATCCGACTCCAAGGGCCAAGTCTCTTCTGGCTCAGAGCCCCAGTTCACAAGGCAGAAACGCATGAAGTTCGAAAATGGCCAACTCGTAGAATACTGGATCGATGTCCCCGTCGAGAAACCGAAACCTG TCGAGAAGCCGAAAGGCCCGATGGAGCTCTTCAAGGAATTCAAGTTCGACGAGGACATCTCGCTCGGCTCCATCTTTCCCAGTCTAAACGGGACCGACTTCGATGCCCTCACCATGAAGAACACGTCTATGATCTGGCTTGGCCGGGATGCCTCAGCGCTCAAGAAAGCTGGGCTGTGGTTTGAGACGGATGTTGAGTTCCGTGGCTTGTTGCAACCCATTCACGACGTCCTCCGTGATGTCTTCGCTCAAGAACAGCCCGGCCTGCATCTCTCAGCACACCTGGGCATCCAACAGGATTACAGCGACGATCTCATTGCAACTGGCTTCACCTTCAAAGGGAGTATCAACGGCATCAACCGTGGCTTTGGCGAGTTTCTCACTTTCCGCAACGCTGGTGTCGAGCTCAACGTTGTCCCGAGTAAAGGTGTTGATCTTGAGACCATGTGGGGGTTCTTTGGCACGCTGCACCTGGCCATCCCCAACTCGGTGGTGCCCCTTGTTCTGGAGTACAAGCTTCAGCCCAAGGCAGATTCTCTGGATATAGCTATGAACTTTGGCGGAAGTGAGAAGTGGGAGAGTGTCTTTGGCGTCTCAGGTCTTGAT CTCGACAAAGTCACCTTTGGGACTTCAATCATCAAGTCGGACGTTGGGAGGACCTTGGAGTTCTCTATTCTGTCAACCTGGAATCTCggtggcgttgttgttgagctgAGTGGCCACGTCAAGAAAT CCGGCTCGCTCCTCCGCGGATACATCAAGACGCTGACAATGGATGACATCCGCCGGCTTTTCAACACCATGACGGgctccaacctcgacccTGTGGAGCAGGATGTCCGCTTTAGCGAACTGACCGTCGAGATATCTCAAGGGCGGCTGGTGTTGTACGGCGAGGTCTGGGTTGACTCATACAAGGTCGCAGCCGCTGAGGTTCTCATTTCGGTCGACGGTGTCATGATATCCGGTGCTGTTGACGACCTTCACATTGGTGAAGATGTTTGCATCAAGCAAGCCGGCTTGGAGTTGATCATTGGTAATGTGAACCCGCCcaaacctccttctcaagacCACGcggaaaaaggaaaggaggcCACAGGGGGAACTCAACTGCCGCCTTCCAGCATGAAAGGAGTTCCGGGACAATCACCAGCTCAGAAAAAAGGAACCCCTGTTGCAGCCGTAATCCGCGGCGATGTCGAGGTCCATACTGGCGAcgccaacctcaacttcAAAGTCGCAGCCGCTATTACAAAGTCTGCTGACGGCCCACTCAACTATTTCGTGTACGGCCGGCTTGACTGTGAGAACGTCAGTATCGGCAAGATGCTGGGGGGTGCCATGGGAGATGACCACCCTATGGATCTGCAGCTTGACTGCGTGACACTGGTGGCGGCGAGTAAGGACATTTCTAACGATTACGGCCTGAATACGGCGCGGTTCCCGATCAAGGAAG GAATCTTCCTTTGCGCTGAACTAAAGTCGGTTCCGTTTGTTGGTGACTTGTGCAAGGGCACATCGCCAGAGGACAGGTACATCCTCCGTGCTGGATATTCCAAGAAGGGCGGTCTCAGCGTCGGTATCATCTTGCCTGAGAGCATTCGA ATCGAGCTATCTCCCACCGTGGTGTCCGGGCCATTGACACTCATCATTGAAACTCAGCCCGAGTTGCGTGTACTCTTCCAAGCTACACTTTGGGTCACCCCCGAAGGCGAGGAGAAGCCTCTCCAGCTCGACCTTGGCGTGGCGGCCAACAACCTGCAGGCCGCAGCTTATGC CCAGATGTCTGGCTGGTGGAAGAACCCCTTGGGTTTGAGTCCTAGGCTCAAGATTG GTCCCCGCCTAACCCTGGAAGTCGAGATTGTTTACGAACAGTTCCTCGCCACAGGAACACCATCCGGCATGGGCTTCGAAggcggcttcgtcgtcgacgagGTGGACGCCTACGCGCTCGCCATCAATCTCGGAACCAACCCCAAGGAGACGCTAGTCAAGCTTCAAGCAACCCGCTTCGAATCCAGCCAAgtcatcaacctcgtcaaCGCGGCAGCAGACCTAGACATCGACAAGCCCGACCGCGAGATCATTCGTTTCCAGGACGTCAACGTCTACGCCAGTCCGCTCGGCTGCATCATCGGCACACAGGTTTACCCCCCTGGCTTCGTCGTGCAGGGCAAAGCCTTCATTCTTGACAAAAAGGTCGAGATTGACTGCCGAATCGGTAGTGAAggcctcaagctcaaggggGAAATCGAAGGCTTCACCCTTGGTCCTCTTGTAATCCGGGGCGGGAAGCGCGCTGATGGCACTCAGGGAGAAAATGCCTTCATTGACTTTGAGATCACCAAAGAGCGGCAGTGTTTTGAGCTCAGTGGGAGCGTGGCGCTCTGGGATCTTGAGGCTGGTGTGTTTGTCAAGGCACAGATCATGCCTGATCCGGAGCTTGAGTTCAATTTTGAACTGGCGTGGAGTGATCTCATCAAGTTTCAGGTCGatggcaagctcatcaagcCTGAGCCTGCTGAcagggagttggagaagggcGGTGCTAGTGCCAATACCGGCGCTTTGGCAAACCTTGAAGATGCCGATTTCCAACTCCATGCTTTGATGGAGCAGCGGATCCTGACAGAGATCTCGGAAGCGATGCAGAAGTGGTTTGCAAGTGCTCAAGCGTCGGTTGACCAAGGTATTGAGGAGGCCAAACGCAAGGTGGACGAGGCAAAGCTTGAATTTGAGCGTAAATGCGAGGAGGCCAAGCAAGAGGTGAAAAGAACGCAGGCCAAGTTTGACGCTGCCATGGAGGCGGCCCAGGCTGATCTGCGAGCGGAAGAGGAAAAGTGCCGCCGGGAGCAGGTTGAGAACGAGCAGTACAtcctggaggaagagaagcgTGCCGATGAGCACATTCGCCAAGCTGTTGCTGtcttggaggggaagaaacGGGATTTCCAGGATGACATGGACGGCAAGAAGCGTGATCTTGCCCAGAAACGGCgcgatggcgaggaagccATCAATGGTAAGATTCGTGATCTCCAGGGATCGCGGGAGAAGCTCCAGAGGGATTTCGGCAACGCTATTCAGGCGTTGGAGAGTGCCAGGGCACGAGTGAATGAGGAAGAGT GGCGCGTCGATCGAGCAAGACGGGACTATGACGATGCTGTTGACGACCTTGATGACGCAGCATGGTACGAGAAGCCATTCAAG GCTTTCCGTGTCGGAGTCCTCGGAGCTGAGCTGGCTGTCATGAAGATGGCTCTTGGTGCGGCGAATCTCATTCTTGATGGTGCAAGATTCATCGTCGAAGGCGTCGCCTACAACATTGCACTCGGGGCTGTTAACCTGGCCGAGGGTGCTCTCCGTGCCGCCCGCGTCATGTGGGACGGCATCATTGCCGCCGCTCAAGTCGCTGTTGACGGTGTCGTGGCTATCCATGCTGCCGGAATAGAGATAGCAAAAGGGGCTGTCGTCATGGCAGAAAAGACTGCTTTGGGGATCAAGCAAGCTGCAGCAGCGACAAAGGGTGTTCTTTTGGCAGTTCAGGAAAAGATTTTGGAGGCTGCTCGAGCTGTGGTCAAGGGAGTGGCTGAGGGGATACACTTCATTGCTTTCCAGACAGCACTCGCGGCGCTCGACTTTGCACAGAAGAATACCACATGGGTCGACATTGCAAAGGCAGGCCTCGACGCTGCCAAAGCGGTGGCAGCAGCTGTTCTTGCAGCTGGCAAGTGGCTCGCCCAGCGGCTGGCTGACACGCTCAATATCGAATTGGTCGAGCTGACTGGGTCTCTCAAGACCATCACCAAAGGTGGACCTTTTACCATCCGGGTTAAGGGTTTCATTCTGGGCGAGGCCTTTGACTTCCGGGCGACATGGAGCCCGCGGGATGTCCTGGGGTTCGTTGTTGGGCTCTGTAAGGAGCTGTGGGACAGGTTCATGGAGAATGTGTTGGAGTTGTTTGAGGCGAGCAAGTAA